In Phaseolus vulgaris cultivar G19833 chromosome 10, P. vulgaris v2.0, whole genome shotgun sequence, a single genomic region encodes these proteins:
- the LOC137818997 gene encoding CRIB domain-containing protein RIC3-like: MTSGAVKGQVKGQVKGLLKGLRYISQIFDEEDDKQIEIGFPTDVKHLAHIGAENAKASQPSWLTEFKEAPEGSSGTVVNPVKATSEDNNSDANSNKGEGKRSRKSRPRSTENQSSTSSPSRESSTEGSKPSRRHQSSESSRKMNRHSSEEEKPPTASGSKHSSRRKSKTSSSEDKEGGSVRRASEEKEGSSRRAGRGRRQSKGESLTEFPFADSGPQ; encoded by the exons ATGACGTCAGGTGCGGTGAAAGGCCAGGTGAAAGGCCAGGTGAAAGGCCTCCTCAAAGGACTCAGATATATATCCCAAATATTTG ATGAAGAGGATGATAAGCAGATAGAGATTGGGTTTCCAACAGACGTAAAGCATTTGGCACACATTGGAGCTGAAAACGCGAAAGCAAGTCAACCAAGCTGG CTAACTGAATTCAAAGAAGCACCAGAAGGTTCATCTGGAACAGTGGTAAACCCCGTGAAGGCCACATCTGAAG ATAATAATAGTGATGCTAATAGCAACAAAGGCGAGGGGAAGCGAAGCCGAAAGTCAAGGCCTCGCTCTACTGAAAACCAGTCCTCCACGAGTTCTCCGAGCCGAGAGAGCTCGACGGAGGGATCCAAGCCGAGCCGCCGACACCAGTCCTCGGAATCTTCTAGAAAGATGAACCGTCACTCATCGGAAGAAGAGAAACCCCCGACAGCTTCGGGATCGAAACATTCGAGCCGCAGGAAGTCGAAGACGTCGTCGTCGGAGGACAAGGAGGGAGGGTCCGTCCGGAGGGCGTCGGAGGAGAAAGAAGGTTCGTCGAGGAGGGCAGGACGAGGACGAAGACAGTCGAAGGGGGAATCCTTAACTGAATTCCCCTTCGCAGATTCTGGGCCTCAATAG
- the LOC137818198 gene encoding plastid-lipid-associated protein 6, chloroplastic, producing the protein MASLNLLPHPSPFSFFSSSLHRSRCNTLLLAPKPSQARPSFLVKSTAGVADPASYSSGYAGDTSDSISSLKLNLLSAVSGLNRGLAASEDDLRKADGAAKELEAAGGLVDISVGLDKLQGRWKLIYSSAFSSRTLGGSRPGPPIGRLLPITLEQVFQRIDILSKDFDNIVELQLGAPWPLPPLEVTATLAHKFELIGSSKVKIVFEKTTVKTGGNLAQLPPLEVPQIPDALRPSSNRGSGEFEITYLDSDTRITRGDRGELRVFVIS; encoded by the exons ATGGCCTCCCTCAACCTTCTTCCCCACCCTTCACccttctcttttttctcttcttccctTCACAGGTCCCGATGCAACACCCTTCTTCTCGCACCAAAACCTTCTCAAGCCAGACCTTCTTTTCTTGTCAAATCTACTGCGGGTGTGGCTGACCCTGCTTCATATTCTTCTGGCTACGCTGGGGACACCTCAGATTCCATCTCCTCTCTGAAGCTCAATCTGCTG AGTGCTGTTTCTGGGCTGAATAGAGGTCTTGCCGCTAGTGAAGATGATCTGCGAAAGGCTGATGGGGCGGCTAAGGAACTTGAGGCTGCTGGAGGACTTGTGGATATTTCCGTTGGTCTTGATAAATTGCAGGGAAGATGGAAACTCATATATAGCAGTGCATTCTCATCTCGAACTCTAGGTGGTAGTCGCCCTGGACCTCCCATTGGAAGACTCCTTCCCATAACTCTTGAACAG GTTTTTCAGCGAATTGACATCCTAAGCAAAGATTTTGATAACATAGTGGAGCTTCAGTTGGGTGCTCCATGGCCACTACCACCCCTTGAAGTAACAGCCACATTAGCTCACAAATTTGAACTTATAG GATCTTCAAAGGTGAAGATAGTATTTGAGAAAACCACTGTGAAGACGGGTGGGAATTTGGCACAGTTGCCACCGTTAGAGGTGCCTCAAATTCCGGATGCATTGAGGCCTTCTTCCAATAGAGGAAGTGGTGAATTTGAAATTACATATCTTGACTCAGATACCCGCATCACAAGAGGAGATAGAGGCGAGCTAAGGGTCTTTGTGATTTCTTGA
- the LOC137818996 gene encoding kinesin-like protein KIN-10A has translation MAPTPSSKQNHPTQMKTPQSKHRLNFYGPKSTLQIHPSPNPNSAANKEPPPEHPIEVVARIRDYPDRKDKPLSVLQTSSNSSSIRVRADFGYRDFTLDGVSVSEEEDLDVFYKKFVQSRINGVKLGDKCTIMMYGPTGSGKSHTMFGCSKQAGIVYRSLRDILGDGDNADGDSSGDSREEHLGLGTFVQVTVLEIYNEEIYDLLSTNGGGGGGGFGFGWPKGGSASKVKLEVMGKKAKNATYISGNEAGKISKEIHKVEKRRIVKSTLCNDRSSRSHCMVILDVPTVGGRLMLVDMAGSENIEQAGQTGFEAKMQTAKINQGNIALKRVVESIANGDSHVPFRDSKLTMLLQDSFEDDKSKILMILCASPDPKEIHKTISTLEYGAKAKCIVRGPHTPVKDDESSSAVILGSRIAAMDEFILKLQMENKQREKERNEAHKKLLKKEEEIAALRSKLNLAEGKGTKPSEEEINLKVNERTRLLRQELEKKLAECQRMTNEFVELERKRMEERILQQQEEVETLRRRLEEIELQLSCSRQGGNSEENESKDMESSGFMRRLLRVYKSEEDPGMVKSMDLDMDDQEPLGREVNIVGGVMCRTDYNVKQDFSNQPCPNTLNGGKDDFAPNFGQRVCLSTVYEEEGEGDEDKGGDEEVEKEVIEETRVCSVEKPSAAGSLATLNLSNTSPQKEDCCINVDDKDLGPSRLLRIQNIFTLCGNQRELSQNIGAPVPTKKRSDETLEFSPAKTTDKDSVFKISNKENFEPHNVLGN, from the exons ATGGCTCCAACCCCTTCTTCCAAACAAAACCACCCCACCCAGATGAAGACACCACAGTCCAAGCACCGTCTCAACTTCTATGGCCCCAAATCAACACTACAAATACACCCTTCTCCCAACCCCAATTCTGCTGCAAACAAGGAACCCCCTCCTGAACACCCAATTGAAGTAGTTGCCAGAATCCGTGACTACCCAGATCGAAAGGATAAGCCTTTGTCTGTTCTTCAAACCAGTTCCAACTCGAGTTCTATCCGGGTTCGAGCTGATTTTGGGTACCGGGACTTCACCCTTGATGGGGTTTCTGTTTCTGAGGAAGAGGACCTGGATGTGTTTTATAAGAAATTTGTGCAATCAAGGATCAATGGGGTTAAGCTTGGGGACAAGTGCACCATCATGATGTATGGACCAACTGGTTCTGGGAAGAGTCATACCATGTTTGGGTGCTCAAAGCAGGCAGGGATTGTGTATAGGTCTCTTAGGGACATTCTTGGAGATGGGGATAATGCAGATGGAGATTCTTCGGGTGATTCAAGAGAAGAGCATCTCGGGTTGGGGACTTTTGTTCAAGTCACAGTTTTGGAGATTTACAACGAGGAGATTTATGATCTGTTGTCCACCAATGGAGGAGGTGGGGGAGGAGGATTTGGATTTGGCTGGCCTAAGGGGGGTAGTGCTTCAAAG GTGAAACTTGAAGTGATGGGGAAAAAAGCTAAGAATGCTACCTATATATCTGGAAATGAAGCAGGGAAGATCTCAAAAGAAATTCATAAGGTGGAGAAACGGAGGATTGTTAAAAGCACACTTTGTAATGATAGAAGTTCCAGAAGTCACTGCATG GTAATCCTTGATGTACCAACTGTGGGAGGGAGGCTAATGCTCGTAGACATGGCGGGATCAGAAAATATTGAACAAGCTGGTCAAACTGGATTTGAGGCCAAAATGCAG ACTGCAAAAATCAATCAAGGAAATATAGCGCTGAAGAGAGTGGTGGAGTCCATCGCAAATGGCGATTCACATGTGCCATTTAGGGACAGCAAACTTACCATGCTTCTGCAG GATTCCTTTGAAGATGATAAGTCAAAAATTCTAATGATACTGTGTGCAAGTCCTGATCCTAAGGAGATACACAAGACAATCTCTACACTTGAATATGGGGCAAAAGCAAAATGCATAGTCCGTGGTCCTCATACTCCAGTCAAGGATGACGAATCCTCTTCTGCTGTCATTTTGGGATCAAGAATTGCTGCAATGGATGAATTTATCTTGAAGCTACAAATGGAAAACAAGCAAAGAGAGAAAGAGCGTAACGAAGCGCACAAAAAGCTtttgaagaaagaagaagaaattgcTGCATTAAGAAGTAAATTGAACCTTGCAGAAGGAAAAGGAACTAAGCCAAGTGAGGAGGAAATTAACCTGAAGGTAAATGAACGAACTCGGCTTCTAAGACAAGAGTTGGAAAAGAAGTTGGCTGAGTGCCAAAGAATGACAAACGAGTTTGTTGAATTGGAGAGGAAGAGAATGGAGGAGAGGATACTACAGCAGCAGGAGGAAGTTGAAACTCTGAGAAGGAGATTGGAAGAAATTGAGTTGCAGCTATCTTGTTCAAGGCAAGGGGGGAATAGTGAGGAAAATGAGTCAAAAGACATGGAATCAAGTGGGTTTATGAGAAGGCTATTGCGCGTTTACAAAAGTGAGGAGGATCCTGGAATGGTGAAGTCCATGGATTTGGACATGGACGACCAAGAACCCCTTGGCCGTGAAGTGAACATCGTTGGAGGAGTTATGTGTAGGACTGATTACAATGTTAAGCAAGACTTTTCAAACCAACCTTGTCCAAATACTTTGAATGGTGGAAAAGATGATTTTGCACCCAACTTTGGGCAAAGGGTATGCCTTAGTACAGTATATGAGGAAGAGGGAGAAGGAGACGAAGACAAAGGGGGTGATGAGGAAGTGGAGAAAGAAGTGATAGAGGAAACCAGGGTATGTAGTGTTGAAAAGCCAAGTGCTGCAGGCTCCTTGGCAACATTAAATCTGTCTAACACGAGTCCACAGAAAGAGGATTGTTGTATCAATGTGGATGACAAGGATCTTGGGCCTTCTAGACTACTGAGAATTCAAAACATATTTACTCTTTGTGGCAACCAAAGAGAGTTGTCCCAGAACATTGGAGCTCCAGTTCCAACAAAAAAGAGATCTGATGAAACTTTAGAGTTTTCTCCTGCCAAGACAACTGACAAGGATTCCGTTTTCAAAATCTCTAACAAGGAGAACTTCGAGCCACATAATGTTTTGGGGAATTAG